GGGTTGAGGCCGGGAGCATTACCGCGGCGGAGACCGACTATCTCATGCTGGGGCTGGAGGAGGCGCCGCTGCATTAGTTATCTAGCTGAGACGGGCCCGTCCAGCAGCACATCAAAACTCCGGCCGGAGTAATTGAAGCGCACCCGGTCTTCGGAGATCTCCACGACCCTGGCCCCCGCAATCACCGTTCCCTCCATGACGGGCAAATCGTTGATCACCGCAAGCCGGCTTTCCCGATCCTCTTGAAAGGCGATTCCAGTCAGCGTGAGAGCCGGCAGGGGGTCGACGATTTCTTTCACAACGGGACTCGGGGCGGGCGCCGTCTTCATCGGCTCCGGGGCGGCCTTCGGCTCTGCGGACAAGACCGGCCCGACAGGGATTTTCGTCGGAGATTTCCTTGCGGCGGCCGTCGGTTGCGCAGGAGCGCTGACAGCCTGGAGGGGGTTCTTCTGCTCGGAGGAAGAAACCGCGGGGGCTCTGTGTGCCGGCGGCATTTCGTGAATCGCCTGAGTCTGCGGCGGCTCCGGAAATTCGGTCTTCCCCATCAGAATATAGCCGGCCAGGGCGAAAGCGAGGACGAGGACCGCGACGGACGCGAAGGTCATCCAGGGGAAGGTCTTTCGCCGGGGCCCGCTTTTCAGGATATCCCGGGCGATATCGGTTGTGCCTTCCCGGCTGCGGGATTTCTCCTCCTCCAACTTTCGCAGGGCTTTCAGTATCGAACTCACTCTTCTCCTCCCGGCCGGGGGGCGCCCATGGTCGGCGA
This is a stretch of genomic DNA from Desulfuromonas sp. TF. It encodes these proteins:
- a CDS encoding general secretion pathway protein GspB, whose translation is MSSILKALRKLEEEKSRSREGTTDIARDILKSGPRRKTFPWMTFASVAVLVLAFALAGYILMGKTEFPEPPQTQAIHEMPPAHRAPAVSSSEQKNPLQAVSAPAQPTAAARKSPTKIPVGPVLSAEPKAAPEPMKTAPAPSPVVKEIVDPLPALTLTGIAFQEDRESRLAVINDLPVMEGTVIAGARVVEISEDRVRFNYSGRSFDVLLDGPVSAR